A region from the Algoriphagus machipongonensis genome encodes:
- a CDS encoding LytR/AlgR family response regulator transcription factor, protein MRAIVIDDERLARKELITLLNQLESVEVVGEAVNVDDAKEKIDQLSPDVIFLDIQMPEKTGFELLEELDNVPHVIFTTAYDEYALKAFQVNALDYLLKPIEPKRLEEAITKLTAKIDGSAKKEEEEFPVNQKKLTLQDQVFVKDGDRCWFVRLSNVRLFESDGNYIKVYFDNFKPMIHKSLNALDERLDEKSFFRASRKHIINLGWVEGIEPWFNGGLVVTLKGGDRIEVSRRQAARFKEMMSL, encoded by the coding sequence ATGCGAGCGATTGTAATAGATGATGAAAGACTAGCTCGAAAGGAGCTAATCACCCTTTTAAATCAATTGGAAAGTGTTGAAGTTGTAGGAGAAGCAGTGAATGTGGACGATGCAAAAGAGAAAATTGATCAGCTAAGCCCGGATGTCATATTCCTTGATATTCAAATGCCAGAAAAGACAGGTTTTGAATTACTTGAAGAACTGGACAATGTTCCTCACGTGATTTTCACCACAGCCTATGATGAATACGCCCTAAAAGCATTCCAAGTAAATGCTTTGGATTATTTATTAAAACCAATTGAGCCAAAGAGATTAGAGGAGGCGATTACAAAACTCACTGCCAAAATTGATGGGTCTGCTAAAAAGGAAGAGGAAGAATTTCCTGTCAATCAAAAAAAATTAACCCTGCAAGATCAAGTATTTGTCAAAGACGGGGATCGCTGCTGGTTTGTAAGGCTCTCTAATGTGAGGTTATTTGAATCTGATGGTAATTACATTAAGGTTTATTTTGACAACTTTAAGCCTATGATCCATAAATCCTTAAATGCTTTGGACGAGCGATTGGACGAGAAATCATTCTTTAGAGCAAGTAGAAAACACATTATCAATTTAGGTTGGGTTGAAGGTATAGAACCCTGGTTTAATGGTGGTCTTGTAGTGACTCTTAAAGGTGGAGATAGGATAGAAGTCAGCAGAAGACAAGCTGCTAGATTTAAGGAAATGATGAGTCTTTAA
- a CDS encoding sensor histidine kinase → MNRFSLYWILQILGWGFFAFVNIFFAELSRGLSPVQIWAFVVLSAFYLISTHFLRFIVKSYGWFKLEIPQLLLQALIALLALSLINTIAQVFINIAFGTLNPEEDFKFLVIFANLFLSFLFYAIWFLSYFLFHFLDNYNTSLKYEAKINEIRLNHLKSQLNPHFIFNALNSVRALVDEDPAKAKSAITRVSNILRFSLMMDKKQVIEFNDEMNTVKDYLALESIRFEERLQVSYIIEDEAYSYKIPPMMLQTIVENAIKHGISNLLKGGIIEIKCREGVDDDLYIQVKNSGRLLSQPSLQPKGEGGHGLSNTQQRLKLIYGDKGTLRIFNSGTQYVITEIKIPKNRVNLE, encoded by the coding sequence ATGAACAGATTCAGTCTATATTGGATATTACAAATATTGGGTTGGGGCTTCTTTGCCTTTGTCAATATTTTCTTTGCAGAGCTTTCCAGAGGTCTATCTCCAGTGCAGATTTGGGCATTTGTGGTCTTGTCGGCTTTTTACCTGATTTCCACCCATTTCTTAAGATTTATAGTCAAAAGCTATGGATGGTTTAAATTAGAAATCCCCCAATTACTTCTTCAGGCATTAATAGCCCTTTTGGCGCTCAGCCTTATCAATACCATTGCCCAAGTCTTTATTAATATTGCCTTTGGCACATTGAACCCGGAGGAAGACTTTAAGTTTTTGGTGATTTTCGCCAACTTATTCCTGAGTTTCCTGTTTTATGCCATCTGGTTCCTGTCTTATTTTCTATTTCATTTCCTGGACAACTATAACACTTCATTAAAATACGAGGCTAAAATCAACGAGATCAGGCTAAATCACCTCAAAAGTCAATTGAATCCTCACTTTATTTTCAATGCGCTCAATAGCGTTCGTGCTCTAGTAGATGAGGATCCTGCCAAAGCAAAATCTGCAATTACCAGAGTTTCTAATATTCTTCGTTTTTCCTTAATGATGGACAAAAAGCAGGTCATTGAATTCAATGATGAGATGAATACTGTCAAAGACTATCTTGCTCTAGAATCCATTCGTTTTGAAGAAAGGCTACAGGTTTCTTACATCATAGAAGATGAGGCCTATAGTTATAAAATACCTCCTATGATGCTTCAGACAATTGTCGAGAATGCCATCAAACATGGTATTTCTAACCTCCTCAAAGGGGGAATCATAGAGATCAAATGTAGAGAAGGAGTAGATGATGATTTATACATCCAAGTCAAAAACAGTGGTCGATTGTTGTCCCAACCAAGCCTTCAGCCCAAAGGTGAAGGAGGACATGGCCTTAGTAACACCCAACAAAGGTTAAAACTTATTTATGGAGATAAAGGCACTTTACGTATCTTTAACTCTGGGACACAGTATGTGATCACTGAAATAAAAATTCCTAAGAACAGAGTTAACTTAGAATAA